Proteins co-encoded in one Brassica oleracea var. oleracea cultivar TO1000 chromosome C4, BOL, whole genome shotgun sequence genomic window:
- the LOC106340596 gene encoding transcription factor PAR1-like, producing the protein MEKTLATPDNARSLSPSSSAAVKSRTGGFERRTKRRLSQTKASVCVSGQEEDDEEEVKEKIEALQRIIPGGTALGVDALFEETAGYIMSLQCQIKTIKVLTSFLQSLDKQDMKFGG; encoded by the coding sequence ATGGAGAAAACTCTAGCAACTCCCGACAACGCTAGATCTCTTTCACCGTCATCTTCAGCCGCTGTGAAATCACGAACCGGTGGTTTCGAACGCAGAACCAAACGGAGATTGTCGCAGACTAAGGCAAGCGTGTGTGTCTCCGGCCAAGAAGAAGATGACGAAGAAGAGGTAAAGGAGAAAATTGAGGCGTTGCAAAGGATTATTCCCGGTGGAACTGCGCTTGGTGTGGACGCGCTCTTCGAAGAGACAGCTGGTTACATAATGTCTCTACAATGTCAGATCAAAACCATTAAAGTCCTCACTTCATTTCTCCAAAGCTTAGATAAACAAGATATGAAGTTCGGAGGTTGA
- the LOC106341579 gene encoding putative defensin-like protein 55, translating into MKIRQTFVMFFLVVVLATSSLSNSNVFASRVMWANPLSNSTVLASPGVEATPSQIHICYKPCTKTYGVYPCYDDCLSKNFDDGNCEYNGLCCCT; encoded by the exons ATGAAGATCAGACAAACTTTTGTGATGTTTTTCCTTGTAGTAGTATTAGCAACGTCGTCGTTGTCCAACTCCAACGTTTTCGCATCACGGG TGATGTGGGCAAATCCATTGTCCAATTCCACCGTACTGGCTTCACCGG GCGTCGAGGCAACGCCATCTCAGATTCACATTTGCTATAAACCTTGTACAAAAACTTACGGTGTTTATCCATGCTACGATGACTGCCTAAGCAAAAATTTTGATGATGGAAATTGTGAATATAATGGACTTTGTTGCTGCACATAA
- the LOC106339881 gene encoding uncharacterized protein LOC106339881: protein MNANHNLWTDGLICAFEFHQGRRKTAKYDATSALHRGDALYTLTKKHEFKEEEHSRSHWRPIGWDRLSELVQTVKVDGEWSVQNVDVDHATVAELAAPYWDRPLAGPTWWCHVDASHQGVASWLRNAKWLHPAVSVALRDESKLISERMKHIFYEVPVRVAGGLLFELLGQSAGDPFIEEDDIPIVLRSWQSQNFVVTALHVKGFASNISVLGITEVQEMLIAGGACIPRTIHELIAHLACRLARWDDRLFRKYIFGAADEVELMFMNKRMYEDLNLFTIILNQEIRRLSTQVIRVKWSLHAREEIVFELLQQLKGNTAKDLLEGIRKSTRNMINEQEAVRGRLFTIQDVMQNTVRAWLQDRSLTVTHNLGIFGGVGLLLTIVTGLFGINVDGIPGAADSPQAFALFSAILFFSGFVLVVGALLYLGLKEPEAEENVEIRKQELDEMVKKFQREAESHAQVFQKVPQNIERTGTSSSSRMLVHDPNGYVLLD from the exons ATGAATGCGAATCACAACCTCTGGACGGATGGTCTTATCTGCGCTTTCGAGTTTCATCAAGGTCGTCGCAAGACAGCCAAGTACGACGCAACAAGCGCTCTTCACCGAGGAGATGCTCTTTATACTCTAAC CAAAAAACATGAATTTAAAGAAGAAGAGCACTCAAGGAGTCACTGGCGACCAATTGGTTGGGATAGGCTCTCTGAGCTTGTTCAGACAGTGAAGGTTGATGGTGAGTGGTCAGTGCAGAACGTTGATGTAGATCATGCAACGGTTGCTGAGCTGGCTGCTCCTTACTGGGACCGACCACTCGCGGGTCCCACGTGGTGGTGCCACGTTGATGCTAGCCATCAAGGTGTCGCCTCGTGGCTGCGTAATGCCAAGTGGTTGCATCCGGCTGTTAGTGTGGCTCTAAGGGACGAGAGCAAGTTGATTAGTGAACGGATGAAACATATTTTTTATGAG GTTCCGGTTAGAGTTGCTGGTGGGCTGTTGTTTGAGCTGTTGGGGCAATCAGCTGGTGATCCTTTTATAGAAGAAGATGACATTCCCATTGTCTTGAGGTCATGGCAGTCACAGAATTTTGTAGTGACTGCGTTACATGTTAAGGGGTTTGCTTCGAACATTAGTGTGTTAGGTATTACAGAAGTGCAG GAAATGCTAATTGCTGGTGGAGCCTGCATTCCAAGAACCATACATGAACTTATAGCGCATCTTGCATGCCGCCTTGCTCGCTGGGATGATAG GCTATTTAGGAAGTATATATTTGGTGCAGCAGACGAAGTTGAGTTGATGTTTATGAACAA GAGAATGTACGAGGATCTAAATCTGTTTACTATAATCTTGAATCAAGAAATCAGAAGGCTTTCCACCCAG GTCATACGAGTGAAATGGTCGCTTCATGCAAGAGAAGAGATTGTGTTCGAGCTGCTTCAGCAACTAAAAGGCAACACAGCAAAAGACTTGCTTGAAGGAATAAGAAAGAGCACACGCAATATGATCAATGAACAAGAAGCAGTCCGTGGCCGCTTATTCACTATCCAAGACGTCATGCAAAACACCGTTCGAGCTTGGTTACAG GATCGAAGCCTGACGGTTACACACAACCTAGGAATCTTTGGAGGAGTTGGCCTTTTGCTGACAATAGTGACCGGTCTGTTTGGGATAAACGTAGATGGCATACCAGGAGCTGCAGATTCTCCACAAGCCTTTGCACTTTTCTCAGCCATTCTTTTCTTCTCAGGTTTTGTTTTAGTGGTCGGGGCTTTGCTCTACCTTGGACTCAAGGAGCCAGAGGCAGAAGAGAACGTGGAGATTAGAAAACAAGAGCTTGACGAAATGGTCAAGAAGTTTCAAAGAGAA